A region of the Nitrospira sp. genome:
CCTCTTCCCAGGACATGGCGAACGGCACCTCACGACCCAGAATGGTGGCCAGGGCCAGCCGCTGATACAGGTCAGACCGCGCAAAGTTACCGAGGACATCTCTCAATGAATCAGCCACTGCCGGCATCAGCTCGGCTTGTTCAGCAGTGAGGATCTGCTGTGTGACTGGCTCGATTCGATCAAGGAGCCTGTGAGAAGGCGAGTGAAAATCCCACTGTTCAAGGATGTGGTGGGCCAATATCCCGACCAGCCTCCCTACTTCTTGGTCCGCTCCATCTTTTGAGGGTCGGAAACGGCCGGGCAGCACTTCTTTTCCAATCGTGCTCGGAGTGAGATGACGAGGCGTCCGGCAGGCCTTCTTCCAGCGATCCTCCCGATCTCCCCATAATTTTGCGATGGCCGCAGAATCGAGAGCTCCGGTGACCGGCCCCACCGCACCAGGTCGGCTTGAACGTTTGCGGGACGGCGCCGGCGTAGTCCGGTGCGGTATGACAGACGCACCGATCGTCAGCGTCTCTGTTTCCGAGGCACCCACCACACCCTCCCCGATCTCTTGCAACATCCCCAAGACGGTTTCCCCGGCTGCACGACCGGTCATCCCGCCGGACAGGATTAACATATCCTTGGCTCTTGTCATGCCGACATAGAGCACCCGCCGCCGCTCGGCGTCCTCCCTGATTTTCTGCTTCTCATGCACCAATACCGCACCGAAATTGTGCACCCCACCAAGCGAGAGGCCATACGATCCGCTGGACCAATCAAACGTCACGACTGGCAATCCTCGCTCCCTCCCGCTCCCCTGATGCAGGCCGGGCAACACGACAATGGGAAACTCCAGGCCCTTGGCTTTGTGAATCGTCAAGACCTGGATGGCGTTGGACGATTCCTCAGACAATGGACTCTCGGCCTCATCCGGCTGCTCCTCGAGCCTGGCCACCATCAGATCCACAAAACCGCTCAACGTCAGATGCGGCCGATCAGACAAGGCGGCGGCGGTGTGTTTCACCTTGAGAAGATTGGCCACAGCCTGCTCCCCATGCACAGACGCCGCGGCAATTTCGAGAAGCGGAAGACGGTCGAAGATCAGTTCCAGCACCTCGGCCAGCGGCAATGCTCCGACCTGTCGATGCAACCAGGCCAAGTGGCCATACAGAAGACGGACAGAGGATGCCTCCGGATGCGTCCACGCCGAGAGTGACTCGATTCGAAGATAGTCAAAGCCCTTAACCTGGCGAAGGTCATAGAGGGCGCGGTCTGACAAGCCGCCTAAAGGGCTGCGCAGCACACCGGCCAGCGCCACATTGTCATGGGGATGGTCGAGCACCCGCAGGACATTCATCAGGTCGATGACTTCCTGACGTCGATAAAAATGTTTTTCGCCTTCGATGACATAGGGAAGGCCGTACCGTCGCAAAGCATCCACATAGGTGTCGGCCTGCGTCAGCTTCCGGAATAGCAGCGCGATATGCCCGGGCTTGACCTGCGGACGGCTCAGCACCTCTTCGGCGAGCCAACGCGCCAGCGTCTCCCCTTCCGCCCTTGTCGCACCGGCGGCGTCGAACGCCCGCTCGTCCGGAACCGGAAGCGTCACGTGCACACGCACACCGGCCTCAAAGGCTGAGGGGCGTCGTTGCGGTTGCACTTCCAGCCTGACATTGGCCGGTTGGACGAGGGCGCGCCGTTCGAACAGTCGATCGAACACATCGTTGACCGGGCCGAGAACCGCCGCATCGCTTCGAAAATTTGTGGTGAGCGTTTGAATCACTCCCCCGTCCTCTTCAATCTTCTGAACGACGCGATCGAAGGCTTCGATATCCGCCCGCCGAAAGGCATAGATCGATTGCTTGGGATCTCCCACGATAAAGAGCTTGCCCGGCTCTAAGGCCATCTCCTGCCATGTCGAGGCCTGAGCCCCTACACATTCTGAAATCGCGAGCATGAGTTCATACTGAACAGGATCGGTGTCTTGAAATTCATCCACCAGCACCGCACGATAGTCCTGTTTAATACGCTCGCGGATGGCCAGATGATCCCGTAACAACGTGCGAGCCCTGGCGAGCAGCCCATCGAATGAGACCCACCCTTTCAGCCTGAACGAGAGGCGAATTTCAGAGACCAGCGGCCCAAGAAGAATCAACGTATACTTAAATAACTTGCTGTTAACTAACTGATATTGCTGAGCAGTGTTAATGATTGATTCGGCTTCTCCAAATTCATCTTTTTCCCATCCTGCTACGGGATTGCCCAGATCCTTCCCCAGCGATTCGAGATCGGCAGCGGATAGGGCCTGAATACCGGCTGCCCCCTGATCCAGGATTGCCTTCATTACGTTCACCGCGGCCGCCAACATCTGCTCGATCTTCCGCCGCTTTGGTCGATCATGCGCATCGAGGAGCACTTGCCCGCGTTGATGCATTTGGCGCACCCACTCGACGAGCACAGGACTCAGCTTCTCGTCATTGATCTGAGCATGCAACACGTCCAAATCAACCAACTCGCTGCAGAGCGCGCGAGCCAGTGCGCGCACATCGTCCAGGGTGGCGAGACCCAATACCCTGCGCCACAATTGATGATGAGAACCCTGCCGGCTCAACTCCCGATCGACCCATATCTCCCATGCCGCCGAAAAATGCTCTTCGAAGCGGAGCCCGTCATCTTCCTGAAAGGTCGGATCCACGCCGCCTTCAAGCGGGTAGAGCCGCAACAGATGGGCCGCAAAACTATGGAGCGTGCCGATCTGCCCCTTCTCAAGATCATGGAGGGCCGCCGCAGCTCTGCCGGCGACTTCGTCGGTGGAGAGACCGTAACGTGCACGTAAGTCAGCAACCGACACCGCCCCGCCATCCACAACCCGAGCGGCTTCAGTTTCCGGATTGGCCAAGACCAGCAGCCGTTCACGCAGCCGGACCTTCATCTCCGTGGCCGCCTTGTTCGTAAAGGTCAATGCCACGATCTGGGTGATGGTCACCGGGCGGGGCTCCTTGATCAGGAGGTGCACCAATCGATTGACGAGCAACGTCGTCTTGCCGGTGCCGGCACCGGCTACGACCACGACATTCCGGTCAAATGTCGTCTCCGCCAGATTGCGGGCCTGGCGATCAGGAATCAGTTCCACGCGGCTCCTCCGACAGACGTTGCAGACGAAGGCTCTTGAGGGCTTTCACCTCGTCCGATCGATACGACCGCCACCACGACGGCTGGTGTTCACGGCGGCAGATGACACGAAATTCACATTGTTCACAGTATGTGTCGGGCAGAATAAAAAACCGTCCGGCCTGAAGTCCGGTGATAAGCATACGCAGCGTCTGCTGGATCTGCCGCCCGGACTCACCTGAAAGCGCGCCGACATCGAACGTCGAACGTGCAATAGGCGGATCCCACAGCGGCGCCAGAAACATGAACTGCACCTGGCTTGGCGCAGGCTTGCCGGGCATGAGCAGGCGAGCATAGAGCGGAGGCTGGAG
Encoded here:
- a CDS encoding UvrD-helicase domain-containing protein, encoding MELIPDRQARNLAETTFDRNVVVVAGAGTGKTTLLVNRLVHLLIKEPRPVTITQIVALTFTNKAATEMKVRLRERLLVLANPETEAARVVDGGAVSVADLRARYGLSTDEVAGRAAAALHDLEKGQIGTLHSFAAHLLRLYPLEGGVDPTFQEDDGLRFEEHFSAAWEIWVDRELSRQGSHHQLWRRVLGLATLDDVRALARALCSELVDLDVLHAQINDEKLSPVLVEWVRQMHQRGQVLLDAHDRPKRRKIEQMLAAAVNVMKAILDQGAAGIQALSAADLESLGKDLGNPVAGWEKDEFGEAESIINTAQQYQLVNSKLFKYTLILLGPLVSEIRLSFRLKGWVSFDGLLARARTLLRDHLAIRERIKQDYRAVLVDEFQDTDPVQYELMLAISECVGAQASTWQEMALEPGKLFIVGDPKQSIYAFRRADIEAFDRVVQKIEEDGGVIQTLTTNFRSDAAVLGPVNDVFDRLFERRALVQPANVRLEVQPQRRPSAFEAGVRVHVTLPVPDERAFDAAGATRAEGETLARWLAEEVLSRPQVKPGHIALLFRKLTQADTYVDALRRYGLPYVIEGEKHFYRRQEVIDLMNVLRVLDHPHDNVALAGVLRSPLGGLSDRALYDLRQVKGFDYLRIESLSAWTHPEASSVRLLYGHLAWLHRQVGALPLAEVLELIFDRLPLLEIAAASVHGEQAVANLLKVKHTAAALSDRPHLTLSGFVDLMVARLEEQPDEAESPLSEESSNAIQVLTIHKAKGLEFPIVVLPGLHQGSGRERGLPVVTFDWSSGSYGLSLGGVHNFGAVLVHEKQKIREDAERRRVLYVGMTRAKDMLILSGGMTGRAAGETVLGMLQEIGEGVVGASETETLTIGASVIPHRTTPAPSRKRSSRPGAVGPVTGALDSAAIAKLWGDREDRWKKACRTPRHLTPSTIGKEVLPGRFRPSKDGADQEVGRLVGILAHHILEQWDFHSPSHRLLDRIEPVTQQILTAEQAELMPAVADSLRDVLGNFARSDLYQRLALATILGREVPFAMSWEEGQIVHGMMDVIYRLDDRIWIGDYKTDQVTAQNMPERAERYRSQMTLYKAAAQKSLGVSAISAQLLFLRCGVGYEL